A single window of Anopheles moucheti chromosome 2, idAnoMoucSN_F20_07, whole genome shotgun sequence DNA harbors:
- the LOC128299286 gene encoding bifunctional 3'-phosphoadenosine 5'-phosphosulfate synthase isoform X2 has protein sequence MSGEPEKAMKKQRTCLQVATNVTEQKHNVSREVRGQNLGLCRGFRGCTVWLTGLSGAGKTSIAFELEAFLVSKGIPAYGLDGDNIRTGLNKNLGFSQVDREENIRRVAEVAKLFADSGVVSICSFVSPFAEDREMARKIHKDADLKFFEIYIDTPLEVCETRDTKGLYKKARQGVIQGFTGVTQAYEAPDAPDLRVSTEGMTVRESTLRLIKLLEDEAIIPKFIKEDEPLPELCVPESLKVALEAEAKTLPSLSITEVELQWLQILAEGWAYPLKGFMREQEYLQALHFNCLLNEDETLRVNQSVPIVLSATESDKQRLEGVSALALQYNGRVVAVLRKPEFYYQRKEERCARQFGTTNGEHPYIKMILESGDYLVGGEIEALERIQWNDGLDAYRLTPNELREKFREIKADAVFAFQLRNPIHNGHALLMSDCRRQLLERGFKNPVLLLHPLGGWTKDDDVPLPVRMAQHQAVLDSGVLDRDHTVLAIFPSPMMYAGPTEVQWHAKARMNAGANHYIVGRDPAGMPHPDKALYPDGNLYDGTHGARVLKMAPGLDSIEILPFRVAAYDKSCSQMAFFDPARKQDFDFISGTRMRTLARSGENPPKGFMEPKAWQILAEYYQSLQKTQ, from the exons atgagCGGAGAACCAGAAAAGGCCATGAAGAAGCAGAGGACG TGTCTTCAGGTGGCGACGAACGTGACAGAACAGAAGCACAATGTGTCACGGGAGGTGCGTGGCCAAAATCTGGGCCTGTGTCGTGGCTTCCGCGGCTGTACGGTGTGGCTGACGGGGTTGAGCGGTGCCGGCAAGACGTCGATCGCGTTCGAGCTTGAGGCGTTCCTCGTGTCGAAGGGCATTCCCGCTTATGGGCTCGATGGCGACAACATTCGTACCGGGTTGAACAAAAACTTGGGCTTCTCGCAGGTCGATCGCGAGGAAAACATTCGACGCGTGGCGGAGGTGGCCAAACTGTTTGCCGACAGCGGTGTCGTGTCGATCTGCAGCTTCGTTTCCCCGTTCGCCGAGGATCGTGAGATGGCGCGCAAAATCCATAAGGATGCAGATTTAAAATTCTTCGAGATCTACATCGACACACCGCTGGAAGTGTGTGAAACGCGCGACACCAAGGGTCTGTACAAAAAGGCACGCCAGGGTGTGATCCAGGGTTTTACCGGGGTGACCCAGGCGTACGAAGCACCGGACGCACCCGATCTGCGCGTCAGCACCGAAGGTATGACGGTGCGTGAATCGACGCTGAGGCTGATTAAGCTGCTGGAGGACgaggcgatcataccgaagtTCATTAAGGAGGACGAACCACTGCCGGAGTTGTGCGTGCCGGAGAGTTTGAAGGTGGCGCTCGAGGCAGAAGCGAAAACGTTGCCCTCGCTGTCAATTACCGAGGTTGAGCTGCAATGGTTGCAGATACTGGCGGAAGGGTGGGCCTATCCGTTGAAGGGTTTCATGCGCGAACAGGAATACCTACAGGCGCTGCACTTTAACTGTCTGCTGAACGAGGACGAAACGCTGCGTGTCAATCAATCTGTCCCGATAGTGCTTTCCGCGACTGAGTCCGATAAGCAGCGTCTCGAAGGGGTCAGTGCTCTTGCGCTGCAGTACAACGGACGGGTGGTGGCGGTTCTACGCAAGCCGGAATTTTACTACCAGCGCAAGGAGGAACGATGTGCTCGTCAGTTCGGTACCACCAACGGTGAACATCCATACATCAAGATGATTCTCGAGTCGGGTGACTATCTTGTTGGGGGCGAGATCGAGGCGCTGGAGCGCATCCAGTGGAACGATGGACTCGACGCTTATCGACTAACGCCGAATGAGCTGCGAGAGAAATTCCGCGAGATTAAAGCTGACGCCGTGTTTGCCTTCCAGTTGCGCAATCCCATTCACAATGGACACGCGCTGCTGATGAGTGACTGTCGGCGGCAGTTGTTGGAACGTGGCTTCAAAAACCCGGTCCTGCTGTTGCATCCGCTTGGAGGATGGACAAAGGATGATGATGTGCCACTGCCGGTGCGTATGGCTCAGCATCAAGCGGTGCTGGATTCGGGAGTGCTCGATCGCGATCACACGGTGCTGGCCATTTTTCCCTCGCCCATGATGTATGCCGGTCCGACGGAAGTACAATGGCATGCTAAGGCTC GAATGAATGCTGGTGCTAATCACTACATCGTAGGGCGTGATCCTGCCGGTATGCCCCATCCGGACAAGGCCCTCTACCCTGATGGCAATTTGTACGATGGAACGCATGGTGCGCGGGTGCTCAAGATGGCACCGGGATTGGACAGTATAGAG ATTCTCCCGTTCCGTGTTGCGGCATACGATAAATCCTGCTCACAGATGGCATTCTTCGATCCGGCCCGCAAACAGGACTTTGATTTCATTTCCGGCACGAGAATGCGAACACTTGCGCGCAGTGGGGAAAATCCGCCCAAAGGATTCATGGAACCGAAGGCTTGGCAAATTCTAGCGGAATACTACCAGTCACTGCAAAAGACGCAATAA
- the LOC128299286 gene encoding bifunctional 3'-phosphoadenosine 5'-phosphosulfate synthase isoform X3 yields the protein MMQECLQVATNVTEQKHNVSREVRGQNLGLCRGFRGCTVWLTGLSGAGKTSIAFELEAFLVSKGIPAYGLDGDNIRTGLNKNLGFSQVDREENIRRVAEVAKLFADSGVVSICSFVSPFAEDREMARKIHKDADLKFFEIYIDTPLEVCETRDTKGLYKKARQGVIQGFTGVTQAYEAPDAPDLRVSTEGMTVRESTLRLIKLLEDEAIIPKFIKEDEPLPELCVPESLKVALEAEAKTLPSLSITEVELQWLQILAEGWAYPLKGFMREQEYLQALHFNCLLNEDETLRVNQSVPIVLSATESDKQRLEGVSALALQYNGRVVAVLRKPEFYYQRKEERCARQFGTTNGEHPYIKMILESGDYLVGGEIEALERIQWNDGLDAYRLTPNELREKFREIKADAVFAFQLRNPIHNGHALLMSDCRRQLLERGFKNPVLLLHPLGGWTKDDDVPLPVRMAQHQAVLDSGVLDRDHTVLAIFPSPMMYAGPTEVQWHAKARMNAGANHYIVGRDPAGMPHPDKALYPDGNLYDGTHGARVLKMAPGLDSIEILPFRVAAYDKSCSQMAFFDPARKQDFDFISGTRMRTLARSGENPPKGFMEPKAWQILAEYYQSLQKTQ from the exons ATGATGCAGgag TGTCTTCAGGTGGCGACGAACGTGACAGAACAGAAGCACAATGTGTCACGGGAGGTGCGTGGCCAAAATCTGGGCCTGTGTCGTGGCTTCCGCGGCTGTACGGTGTGGCTGACGGGGTTGAGCGGTGCCGGCAAGACGTCGATCGCGTTCGAGCTTGAGGCGTTCCTCGTGTCGAAGGGCATTCCCGCTTATGGGCTCGATGGCGACAACATTCGTACCGGGTTGAACAAAAACTTGGGCTTCTCGCAGGTCGATCGCGAGGAAAACATTCGACGCGTGGCGGAGGTGGCCAAACTGTTTGCCGACAGCGGTGTCGTGTCGATCTGCAGCTTCGTTTCCCCGTTCGCCGAGGATCGTGAGATGGCGCGCAAAATCCATAAGGATGCAGATTTAAAATTCTTCGAGATCTACATCGACACACCGCTGGAAGTGTGTGAAACGCGCGACACCAAGGGTCTGTACAAAAAGGCACGCCAGGGTGTGATCCAGGGTTTTACCGGGGTGACCCAGGCGTACGAAGCACCGGACGCACCCGATCTGCGCGTCAGCACCGAAGGTATGACGGTGCGTGAATCGACGCTGAGGCTGATTAAGCTGCTGGAGGACgaggcgatcataccgaagtTCATTAAGGAGGACGAACCACTGCCGGAGTTGTGCGTGCCGGAGAGTTTGAAGGTGGCGCTCGAGGCAGAAGCGAAAACGTTGCCCTCGCTGTCAATTACCGAGGTTGAGCTGCAATGGTTGCAGATACTGGCGGAAGGGTGGGCCTATCCGTTGAAGGGTTTCATGCGCGAACAGGAATACCTACAGGCGCTGCACTTTAACTGTCTGCTGAACGAGGACGAAACGCTGCGTGTCAATCAATCTGTCCCGATAGTGCTTTCCGCGACTGAGTCCGATAAGCAGCGTCTCGAAGGGGTCAGTGCTCTTGCGCTGCAGTACAACGGACGGGTGGTGGCGGTTCTACGCAAGCCGGAATTTTACTACCAGCGCAAGGAGGAACGATGTGCTCGTCAGTTCGGTACCACCAACGGTGAACATCCATACATCAAGATGATTCTCGAGTCGGGTGACTATCTTGTTGGGGGCGAGATCGAGGCGCTGGAGCGCATCCAGTGGAACGATGGACTCGACGCTTATCGACTAACGCCGAATGAGCTGCGAGAGAAATTCCGCGAGATTAAAGCTGACGCCGTGTTTGCCTTCCAGTTGCGCAATCCCATTCACAATGGACACGCGCTGCTGATGAGTGACTGTCGGCGGCAGTTGTTGGAACGTGGCTTCAAAAACCCGGTCCTGCTGTTGCATCCGCTTGGAGGATGGACAAAGGATGATGATGTGCCACTGCCGGTGCGTATGGCTCAGCATCAAGCGGTGCTGGATTCGGGAGTGCTCGATCGCGATCACACGGTGCTGGCCATTTTTCCCTCGCCCATGATGTATGCCGGTCCGACGGAAGTACAATGGCATGCTAAGGCTC GAATGAATGCTGGTGCTAATCACTACATCGTAGGGCGTGATCCTGCCGGTATGCCCCATCCGGACAAGGCCCTCTACCCTGATGGCAATTTGTACGATGGAACGCATGGTGCGCGGGTGCTCAAGATGGCACCGGGATTGGACAGTATAGAG ATTCTCCCGTTCCGTGTTGCGGCATACGATAAATCCTGCTCACAGATGGCATTCTTCGATCCGGCCCGCAAACAGGACTTTGATTTCATTTCCGGCACGAGAATGCGAACACTTGCGCGCAGTGGGGAAAATCCGCCCAAAGGATTCATGGAACCGAAGGCTTGGCAAATTCTAGCGGAATACTACCAGTCACTGCAAAAGACGCAATAA
- the LOC128310393 gene encoding UTP--glucose-1-phosphate uridylyltransferase isoform X1 has translation MLNPCTGGGVGQVRGHQRVPSDTKEFHEATKRDALMRLKKDLDHLLETVEDSRKTGVQKEMCGFEALYHRFLQEDGPSVEWDRIEKLPEGAVKDYSTLKLPQEAHIRDMLDKLVVVKLNGGLGTSMGCHGPKSVIPVRNDLTFLDLTVQQIEHLNKKYNANVPLVLMNSFNTDVDTEKVIRKYKGFQVQIYTFNQSCYPRISRDSLLPIAKDFDIENDIDAWYPPGHGDFYQSFQNSGLLRKFIEEGREYCFLSNIDNLGATVDIKILNRLIGDDQQGDKPIEFVMEVTDKTRADVKGGTLINYENKLRLLEIAQVPKEHVDDFKSVKTFKFFNTNNIWARLESIERVLNAKTMNMEIIVNNKTLDNGMRVIQLETAVGAAMKCFDGGIGINVPRSRFLPVKKTSDLLLVMSNLYSLKYGSLVMSPQRMFPTTPLVKLGDNHFSKVKEFLSRFANIPDLIELDHLTVSGDVTFGRGVSLRGTVIIIANHGDRIDIPAGAILENKIVSGNMRILDH, from the exons ATGCTTAATCCATGTACCGGCGGCGGTGTTGGGCAG GTGCGTGGACACCAGCGTGTACCATCGGACACGAAAGAGTTCCACGAAGCGACGAAACGCGATGCCCTGATGCGCCTGAAGAAGGACCTGGACCATCTGCTGGAGACGGTTGAGGATTCGCGCAAAACGGGCGTACAGAAGGAAATGTGCGGTTTCGAGGCATTGTATCATCGGTTCCTGCAAGAGGATGGACCGTCGGTTGAGTGGGATCGTATCGAGAAGTTGCCGGAGGGTGCCGTGAAGGACTATTCGACACTGAAATTGCCACAGGAAGCGCACATCCGAGACATGCTGGATaagctggtggtggtgaagcTGAACGGTGGTCTCGGCACGTCAATGGGTTGCCATGGACCGAAGAGTGTGATACCGGTACGCAATGACTTAACCTTCCTCGACCTCACGGTGCAGCAGATCGagcatttgaacaaaaaatacaacgcCAACGTGCCGCTGGTACTGATGAACTCGTTCAACACGGACGTTGACACGGAGAAGGTCATCCGCAAATACAAAGGTTTCCAGGTGCAGATCTACACATTTAACCAAAGCTGCTATCCACGCATCAGTCGAGATTCGCTGTTGCCAATTGCGAAGGATTTTGACATCGAGAATGATATCGATGC ATGGTACCCACCAGGTCACGGCGATTTCTACCAATCGTTCCAAAACTCGGGACTGTTGAGAAAGTTCATCGAGGAGGGTCGGGAGTACTGTTTCCTCTCCAACATCGACAATCTCGGTGCTACGGTCGACATAAAGATACTGAATCGTCTAATTGGTGACGACCAGCAGGGTGATAAACCGATCGAGTTTGTGATGGAAGTGACGGATAAGACCCGGGCCGACGTGAAAGGTGGTACGCTGATTAACTACGAGAACAAACTGCGCCTGCTGGAAATTGCTCAGGTGCCGAAAGAGCACGTCGATGACTTCAAGTCGGTGAAGACGTTCAAGTTCTTCAACACCAACAACATCTGGGCACGGCTCGAATCGATCGAGCGGGTGCTGAATGCAAAGACGATGAACATGGAAATTATCgtcaacaacaaaacgctgGACAATGGTATGCGCGTGATCCAGCTCGAAACGGCCGTCGGCGCGGCCATGAAGTGTTTCGATGGTGGCATCGGCATTAATGTGCCACGGTCGCGCTTCCTCCCGGTGAAGAAAACCTCCGACCTGCTGCTTGTAATGTCCAACCTGTATAGCTTGAAGTACGGTTCGCTGGTCATGTCTCCGCAGCGCATGTTCCCCACCACCCCGCTGGTGAAGTTAGGCGACAATCATTTCAGCAAGGTGAAGGAGTTCCTCAGTCGCTTTGCCAATATTCCCGATTTGATCGAGCTGGATCATTTGACCGTGTCGGGGGATGTTACATTTGGCCGAGGGGTTTCGTTGCGCGGCACGGTCATCATCATAGCCAATCATGGCGATCGTATCGATATTCCTGCTGGTGCAATCCTGGAGAACAAGATCGTTTCCGGCAATATGCGCATTCTGGACCACTAG
- the LOC128310393 gene encoding UTP--glucose-1-phosphate uridylyltransferase isoform X2, with amino-acid sequence MTGAIDLLLSVRGHQRVPSDTKEFHEATKRDALMRLKKDLDHLLETVEDSRKTGVQKEMCGFEALYHRFLQEDGPSVEWDRIEKLPEGAVKDYSTLKLPQEAHIRDMLDKLVVVKLNGGLGTSMGCHGPKSVIPVRNDLTFLDLTVQQIEHLNKKYNANVPLVLMNSFNTDVDTEKVIRKYKGFQVQIYTFNQSCYPRISRDSLLPIAKDFDIENDIDAWYPPGHGDFYQSFQNSGLLRKFIEEGREYCFLSNIDNLGATVDIKILNRLIGDDQQGDKPIEFVMEVTDKTRADVKGGTLINYENKLRLLEIAQVPKEHVDDFKSVKTFKFFNTNNIWARLESIERVLNAKTMNMEIIVNNKTLDNGMRVIQLETAVGAAMKCFDGGIGINVPRSRFLPVKKTSDLLLVMSNLYSLKYGSLVMSPQRMFPTTPLVKLGDNHFSKVKEFLSRFANIPDLIELDHLTVSGDVTFGRGVSLRGTVIIIANHGDRIDIPAGAILENKIVSGNMRILDH; translated from the exons GTGCGTGGACACCAGCGTGTACCATCGGACACGAAAGAGTTCCACGAAGCGACGAAACGCGATGCCCTGATGCGCCTGAAGAAGGACCTGGACCATCTGCTGGAGACGGTTGAGGATTCGCGCAAAACGGGCGTACAGAAGGAAATGTGCGGTTTCGAGGCATTGTATCATCGGTTCCTGCAAGAGGATGGACCGTCGGTTGAGTGGGATCGTATCGAGAAGTTGCCGGAGGGTGCCGTGAAGGACTATTCGACACTGAAATTGCCACAGGAAGCGCACATCCGAGACATGCTGGATaagctggtggtggtgaagcTGAACGGTGGTCTCGGCACGTCAATGGGTTGCCATGGACCGAAGAGTGTGATACCGGTACGCAATGACTTAACCTTCCTCGACCTCACGGTGCAGCAGATCGagcatttgaacaaaaaatacaacgcCAACGTGCCGCTGGTACTGATGAACTCGTTCAACACGGACGTTGACACGGAGAAGGTCATCCGCAAATACAAAGGTTTCCAGGTGCAGATCTACACATTTAACCAAAGCTGCTATCCACGCATCAGTCGAGATTCGCTGTTGCCAATTGCGAAGGATTTTGACATCGAGAATGATATCGATGC ATGGTACCCACCAGGTCACGGCGATTTCTACCAATCGTTCCAAAACTCGGGACTGTTGAGAAAGTTCATCGAGGAGGGTCGGGAGTACTGTTTCCTCTCCAACATCGACAATCTCGGTGCTACGGTCGACATAAAGATACTGAATCGTCTAATTGGTGACGACCAGCAGGGTGATAAACCGATCGAGTTTGTGATGGAAGTGACGGATAAGACCCGGGCCGACGTGAAAGGTGGTACGCTGATTAACTACGAGAACAAACTGCGCCTGCTGGAAATTGCTCAGGTGCCGAAAGAGCACGTCGATGACTTCAAGTCGGTGAAGACGTTCAAGTTCTTCAACACCAACAACATCTGGGCACGGCTCGAATCGATCGAGCGGGTGCTGAATGCAAAGACGATGAACATGGAAATTATCgtcaacaacaaaacgctgGACAATGGTATGCGCGTGATCCAGCTCGAAACGGCCGTCGGCGCGGCCATGAAGTGTTTCGATGGTGGCATCGGCATTAATGTGCCACGGTCGCGCTTCCTCCCGGTGAAGAAAACCTCCGACCTGCTGCTTGTAATGTCCAACCTGTATAGCTTGAAGTACGGTTCGCTGGTCATGTCTCCGCAGCGCATGTTCCCCACCACCCCGCTGGTGAAGTTAGGCGACAATCATTTCAGCAAGGTGAAGGAGTTCCTCAGTCGCTTTGCCAATATTCCCGATTTGATCGAGCTGGATCATTTGACCGTGTCGGGGGATGTTACATTTGGCCGAGGGGTTTCGTTGCGCGGCACGGTCATCATCATAGCCAATCATGGCGATCGTATCGATATTCCTGCTGGTGCAATCCTGGAGAACAAGATCGTTTCCGGCAATATGCGCATTCTGGACCACTAG
- the LOC128310393 gene encoding UTP--glucose-1-phosphate uridylyltransferase isoform X3, with translation MLNIPNEKVRGHQRVPSDTKEFHEATKRDALMRLKKDLDHLLETVEDSRKTGVQKEMCGFEALYHRFLQEDGPSVEWDRIEKLPEGAVKDYSTLKLPQEAHIRDMLDKLVVVKLNGGLGTSMGCHGPKSVIPVRNDLTFLDLTVQQIEHLNKKYNANVPLVLMNSFNTDVDTEKVIRKYKGFQVQIYTFNQSCYPRISRDSLLPIAKDFDIENDIDAWYPPGHGDFYQSFQNSGLLRKFIEEGREYCFLSNIDNLGATVDIKILNRLIGDDQQGDKPIEFVMEVTDKTRADVKGGTLINYENKLRLLEIAQVPKEHVDDFKSVKTFKFFNTNNIWARLESIERVLNAKTMNMEIIVNNKTLDNGMRVIQLETAVGAAMKCFDGGIGINVPRSRFLPVKKTSDLLLVMSNLYSLKYGSLVMSPQRMFPTTPLVKLGDNHFSKVKEFLSRFANIPDLIELDHLTVSGDVTFGRGVSLRGTVIIIANHGDRIDIPAGAILENKIVSGNMRILDH, from the exons GTGCGTGGACACCAGCGTGTACCATCGGACACGAAAGAGTTCCACGAAGCGACGAAACGCGATGCCCTGATGCGCCTGAAGAAGGACCTGGACCATCTGCTGGAGACGGTTGAGGATTCGCGCAAAACGGGCGTACAGAAGGAAATGTGCGGTTTCGAGGCATTGTATCATCGGTTCCTGCAAGAGGATGGACCGTCGGTTGAGTGGGATCGTATCGAGAAGTTGCCGGAGGGTGCCGTGAAGGACTATTCGACACTGAAATTGCCACAGGAAGCGCACATCCGAGACATGCTGGATaagctggtggtggtgaagcTGAACGGTGGTCTCGGCACGTCAATGGGTTGCCATGGACCGAAGAGTGTGATACCGGTACGCAATGACTTAACCTTCCTCGACCTCACGGTGCAGCAGATCGagcatttgaacaaaaaatacaacgcCAACGTGCCGCTGGTACTGATGAACTCGTTCAACACGGACGTTGACACGGAGAAGGTCATCCGCAAATACAAAGGTTTCCAGGTGCAGATCTACACATTTAACCAAAGCTGCTATCCACGCATCAGTCGAGATTCGCTGTTGCCAATTGCGAAGGATTTTGACATCGAGAATGATATCGATGC ATGGTACCCACCAGGTCACGGCGATTTCTACCAATCGTTCCAAAACTCGGGACTGTTGAGAAAGTTCATCGAGGAGGGTCGGGAGTACTGTTTCCTCTCCAACATCGACAATCTCGGTGCTACGGTCGACATAAAGATACTGAATCGTCTAATTGGTGACGACCAGCAGGGTGATAAACCGATCGAGTTTGTGATGGAAGTGACGGATAAGACCCGGGCCGACGTGAAAGGTGGTACGCTGATTAACTACGAGAACAAACTGCGCCTGCTGGAAATTGCTCAGGTGCCGAAAGAGCACGTCGATGACTTCAAGTCGGTGAAGACGTTCAAGTTCTTCAACACCAACAACATCTGGGCACGGCTCGAATCGATCGAGCGGGTGCTGAATGCAAAGACGATGAACATGGAAATTATCgtcaacaacaaaacgctgGACAATGGTATGCGCGTGATCCAGCTCGAAACGGCCGTCGGCGCGGCCATGAAGTGTTTCGATGGTGGCATCGGCATTAATGTGCCACGGTCGCGCTTCCTCCCGGTGAAGAAAACCTCCGACCTGCTGCTTGTAATGTCCAACCTGTATAGCTTGAAGTACGGTTCGCTGGTCATGTCTCCGCAGCGCATGTTCCCCACCACCCCGCTGGTGAAGTTAGGCGACAATCATTTCAGCAAGGTGAAGGAGTTCCTCAGTCGCTTTGCCAATATTCCCGATTTGATCGAGCTGGATCATTTGACCGTGTCGGGGGATGTTACATTTGGCCGAGGGGTTTCGTTGCGCGGCACGGTCATCATCATAGCCAATCATGGCGATCGTATCGATATTCCTGCTGGTGCAATCCTGGAGAACAAGATCGTTTCCGGCAATATGCGCATTCTGGACCACTAG
- the LOC128299286 gene encoding bifunctional 3'-phosphoadenosine 5'-phosphosulfate synthase isoform X1, giving the protein MFVKRRKVANFNNNSFLGNSNYENADGGGRTMVKTRCGKHKDCAGNVSPECLQVATNVTEQKHNVSREVRGQNLGLCRGFRGCTVWLTGLSGAGKTSIAFELEAFLVSKGIPAYGLDGDNIRTGLNKNLGFSQVDREENIRRVAEVAKLFADSGVVSICSFVSPFAEDREMARKIHKDADLKFFEIYIDTPLEVCETRDTKGLYKKARQGVIQGFTGVTQAYEAPDAPDLRVSTEGMTVRESTLRLIKLLEDEAIIPKFIKEDEPLPELCVPESLKVALEAEAKTLPSLSITEVELQWLQILAEGWAYPLKGFMREQEYLQALHFNCLLNEDETLRVNQSVPIVLSATESDKQRLEGVSALALQYNGRVVAVLRKPEFYYQRKEERCARQFGTTNGEHPYIKMILESGDYLVGGEIEALERIQWNDGLDAYRLTPNELREKFREIKADAVFAFQLRNPIHNGHALLMSDCRRQLLERGFKNPVLLLHPLGGWTKDDDVPLPVRMAQHQAVLDSGVLDRDHTVLAIFPSPMMYAGPTEVQWHAKARMNAGANHYIVGRDPAGMPHPDKALYPDGNLYDGTHGARVLKMAPGLDSIEILPFRVAAYDKSCSQMAFFDPARKQDFDFISGTRMRTLARSGENPPKGFMEPKAWQILAEYYQSLQKTQ; this is encoded by the exons ATGTTTGTAAAGCGCAGAAAGGTGGCCAACTTCAATAATAACTCCTTCCTCGGTAACTCTAATTACGAAAATGCGGACGGTGGTGGCAGAACGATGGTGAAAACACGCTGCGGCAAACATAAGGACTGTGCCGGTAATGTTTCTCCGGAG TGTCTTCAGGTGGCGACGAACGTGACAGAACAGAAGCACAATGTGTCACGGGAGGTGCGTGGCCAAAATCTGGGCCTGTGTCGTGGCTTCCGCGGCTGTACGGTGTGGCTGACGGGGTTGAGCGGTGCCGGCAAGACGTCGATCGCGTTCGAGCTTGAGGCGTTCCTCGTGTCGAAGGGCATTCCCGCTTATGGGCTCGATGGCGACAACATTCGTACCGGGTTGAACAAAAACTTGGGCTTCTCGCAGGTCGATCGCGAGGAAAACATTCGACGCGTGGCGGAGGTGGCCAAACTGTTTGCCGACAGCGGTGTCGTGTCGATCTGCAGCTTCGTTTCCCCGTTCGCCGAGGATCGTGAGATGGCGCGCAAAATCCATAAGGATGCAGATTTAAAATTCTTCGAGATCTACATCGACACACCGCTGGAAGTGTGTGAAACGCGCGACACCAAGGGTCTGTACAAAAAGGCACGCCAGGGTGTGATCCAGGGTTTTACCGGGGTGACCCAGGCGTACGAAGCACCGGACGCACCCGATCTGCGCGTCAGCACCGAAGGTATGACGGTGCGTGAATCGACGCTGAGGCTGATTAAGCTGCTGGAGGACgaggcgatcataccgaagtTCATTAAGGAGGACGAACCACTGCCGGAGTTGTGCGTGCCGGAGAGTTTGAAGGTGGCGCTCGAGGCAGAAGCGAAAACGTTGCCCTCGCTGTCAATTACCGAGGTTGAGCTGCAATGGTTGCAGATACTGGCGGAAGGGTGGGCCTATCCGTTGAAGGGTTTCATGCGCGAACAGGAATACCTACAGGCGCTGCACTTTAACTGTCTGCTGAACGAGGACGAAACGCTGCGTGTCAATCAATCTGTCCCGATAGTGCTTTCCGCGACTGAGTCCGATAAGCAGCGTCTCGAAGGGGTCAGTGCTCTTGCGCTGCAGTACAACGGACGGGTGGTGGCGGTTCTACGCAAGCCGGAATTTTACTACCAGCGCAAGGAGGAACGATGTGCTCGTCAGTTCGGTACCACCAACGGTGAACATCCATACATCAAGATGATTCTCGAGTCGGGTGACTATCTTGTTGGGGGCGAGATCGAGGCGCTGGAGCGCATCCAGTGGAACGATGGACTCGACGCTTATCGACTAACGCCGAATGAGCTGCGAGAGAAATTCCGCGAGATTAAAGCTGACGCCGTGTTTGCCTTCCAGTTGCGCAATCCCATTCACAATGGACACGCGCTGCTGATGAGTGACTGTCGGCGGCAGTTGTTGGAACGTGGCTTCAAAAACCCGGTCCTGCTGTTGCATCCGCTTGGAGGATGGACAAAGGATGATGATGTGCCACTGCCGGTGCGTATGGCTCAGCATCAAGCGGTGCTGGATTCGGGAGTGCTCGATCGCGATCACACGGTGCTGGCCATTTTTCCCTCGCCCATGATGTATGCCGGTCCGACGGAAGTACAATGGCATGCTAAGGCTC GAATGAATGCTGGTGCTAATCACTACATCGTAGGGCGTGATCCTGCCGGTATGCCCCATCCGGACAAGGCCCTCTACCCTGATGGCAATTTGTACGATGGAACGCATGGTGCGCGGGTGCTCAAGATGGCACCGGGATTGGACAGTATAGAG ATTCTCCCGTTCCGTGTTGCGGCATACGATAAATCCTGCTCACAGATGGCATTCTTCGATCCGGCCCGCAAACAGGACTTTGATTTCATTTCCGGCACGAGAATGCGAACACTTGCGCGCAGTGGGGAAAATCCGCCCAAAGGATTCATGGAACCGAAGGCTTGGCAAATTCTAGCGGAATACTACCAGTCACTGCAAAAGACGCAATAA